The nucleotide window TGGTGTTGAAGGACTTGAATTACACTCGTGTGTTTCATTTTACGTTTTAGATATTTGAATGTTTGGACTTTAGTAATCGCTTGTTGTTAAAAAGGTAATATTCGTGTTGTCTTGTCACTTTTCTTTATTGTCGATAACTTTGAAGTGCACTCCATTTTATCTGTTGTTATGGTTAAGTTCAAATTTAGCTAAGTTGGCGATGGGTAATAGTTAGCCAGCTAAGGGGGACTCCACCATCTGCAATTCAGGAACTGGCGCAAGCTAGTTTACTAGCCATATTGGAAGTCAAATTATACAAAACATTTGCATTGTAGGTCTTGACTTCCAAGGTATTTAATGCAGCCTTAGTTGATAAGTGGAAGCTGATGTTGCTTTACGGTTTTGATGCAAGAAGCTAACAGCTAATGCTCTGCATATGTGGTTCAGTGAAATTGGCCAGTTGAATTTCTTGCGTTACAAGCTAGTTAGCTATTCGGCTAACTTACTTTGAATGAAGTAGTCGAGTGTCCGTAACGAAACCCTCTGTCTGGTTAATTTCGCTTTGGTTAATCCAGAGTATCTGCATCAGATTTCCAATTTTGCCAAGTGACGTATTGTTATACGTTGTGTCGTGCATAGTTTAACTGGTCAATTTTTAGTTTAGTCGCATCAGACGTCACTTTTGGCCACATTTACCACCTGGTTTAATGCTGCTGTTCTGGCTTTTTGTCTTTGGCGAACGTGGCGAATACAAGGTTTATTTTACTTACACTTGATAAACCATAGACTGCATAACGTCAGAGGCGAGAATTGTATTTTGCACACatgattgttttgtttacagtGAGATGGGGGTGAAGGCGCAGCGACCTCGCTGCTTCTTTGACATCAGCATCAGTAACGTGCCAGGTAAAGAGCTTCGAGACGCATAAGAAACGTAACCGAAAATGTACTTATTTGTTAacataaagtaggcctatgtttcccCATTAatacttttccttttttttgtagTGGGAAGAGTGGTTATTGAGTTATTCTCTGACGTGTGCCCGAAGACTTGTGAGAACTTCCGTTGTCTGTGCACaggtatttacttttttttgccttttgtgACTTCTAAATTGTCAATGTTAAATGGTATTTACATCCTATGAGCACCTTTTTTGGGGAAAGCATGAATTCTACACATTGATTTTTTGATCAGTTTGTCCACATGATGTATAGGTCCAAAAACTAAcatctgtaaaatatttttgtttattttcaatgtttttgttttttgcccttgactttttttttttttttttttttcatctttacACTCTCAAAAAAGGCTGAAAAACTCAACCTTTCCTTCTTTTACTCTTAATATAGTCATGGTAATTTTTTTCGTAGACGaagtttgaacaaaatctgagacagTGCAGCAAATTTGACATGTAGTGAGCCAGATGTATATTTAGTGCTGATCATGTATACCATAGAATCATGTCTGGAGTGGACATGCTCATTTCCCCAAATTCCTGTATGACAAACATGCTGCATATTTTCTTGTCCAGGTGAGAAGGGCCTGGGAAAGGGCACCCAGAAGCCGTTGCACTACAAAGGAAGTTTGTTTCATAGAGTAGTGAAAGACTTTATGATCCAAGGAGGGGATTTTAGCGAAGgtaacttttattttttatttctgatTATAAACTTCACCTTTCATAACACAAATTATGGTTTGCAGGTAAGTGATAAGTAAACAGACAACGTTGAATGTTCTTTCCAAAAGGTAATGGCCGAGGTGGGGAATCCATATACGGAGGTTTCTTTGAAGGTGAgtattctttctttttctttttttttctgtgtatgtgatgtCCGTCTTTCAAGACTAGTTGTTGTAAAGTTTCTTATTCCCagtatgctctgtgtgtgtgtgtcagatgaaaGCTTCTCCGTCAAACCCAACAAGGAGTTCCTCCTGTGTATGGCCAACAGGGGGAAGGACACCAATGGCTCTCAGTTTTTCATGTAAGAGGCTCACAAACTGCTCACAAATGTTCACAAACACTTTTCTATCTGACTGTTTTTTCACTTTGCAGTGGTTTCTTCAGAGCTAAAAGAGTAACCACACTCCAGTCTAATTATTGACTAAAGCGCAGTACATTTTGAGGCTGTTCAAAAACTATATTCCGTTTCACACAGTTGCATCACCTCAACATACACATGGTGAAAGATGGAGTGTATTTTTCCCCTCATGTAATGTCTCTTTcagggtttctttttttttagaatgtaTAGTATATTGATTAATTGCATGTAATTGCTTACTATGATTCATTATCCACTGTTAGTTTTGTcatgtattttatatttatacCAGTTGTATTGCAAAAATCATATTGATCACCAGTCCTGTGCAGTATTGTGATGTTATCTGTTCAAGATCTGCTCCATGATGGCTAACCAGtgaaacaaaaagtgaaagtaAAATCTGGTCTCTTGAAGTCCTGCATAGCATGCATCTCTGTGAAATTACCTGACGCACTCTCTGGTCTTCATTGCAACAGAACAACAAAGCCCACGCCTCACCTTGATGGGTACGTTGCATACTGACACCAGAAAACACTACATTTTGCCATATTGTATTTTTTTGCCATTGACATAGACTCTCCTTGTTTATTAACCCCTTTTGAATGTCTACTCCACTCAGCATCCATGTGGCGTTTGGTCAGGTGATCTCTGGACAGGACGTCGTCAGGACTATTGAGAGTCAGAAGACGGACCCTAACAATCGACCAATTTGCGAGGTGAAGATGACGAACTGTGGTGAGCTAGTTCAGAAAGCCAAAGGTATGTTTTCTATACTTTTCATCTTGATTTTCCATTTTCTTATGTTTGTCTTTGTAATGTTTGACTGAAAATTACAAAGTTGTTGTTTTGCTCATTTTAAATGTTATCATTATTCTGTGTAGGTCTCAGAGTTTTTTAGCCAACTCATTTGATTATAGCAGTTGTGCTTGAAGGTCTCTGTTTGGTTAATATGCTGAACCCCCTCTCATCATCTCACTCCATTAACAGCCAAGAAAGAGAAGAAGCGCCACAAGTCGGCCTCtggggagagtgagagcgaCTCTGACTCGTCATCCGACTCCTCCTCAGACTCTGACGACTCTGAGAAGGAgtccaagaagaagaagaagaagaagcacaagaaagaggccaagaagaagaagaaggagcaGAAGCGCAAGAAGAAGGACAAGAAGGGGTTGGTGCCAGTGGCTTTTCAAAGAACTGGAAAtgccttcctctctttccttaaATTCTGTGGTCATTGACCTTGGCATGTATTGGACTGTTTGGTCAGCAGTTGGCCAGTGTTGTGATGTTGACTGTAGTGATTGACTCAGATGAGGTGTCTTGTGCTGACTGCTGTGTTCTGTGCTGATCCCAGGtctgaggaggagcaggaggaggaggccgaggCTGAGCCTGTGTCCACTATCCGTCCCGAGGAAGTGCCGCCCGTCCCCGAGAACCGCTTCCTTATGCGGCGCAGCCCCCAGCCCCGAGAAGAGGCTGTGAAGGACAAGAGCAAAGAGAGTTCcgggaaagacagacagaaggagagggacCGTGAtcgggagagggacagagagcgagagagacagagggacaggTGAGTGCTGTGATAAATTTGTACTATTAAAATATGACCTTGAGAAGTgattgaccacacacacacaagtgatcTAATGgttaaaatactgttttttGTCGGTTGTTACATTCATAGTAGTTCTTTATTCACATGGACACATTCACATGGGTCCATGAAGTTTGTCAAAAAGCAGTCCCTTCAGAAGTGCTGTTGTGTTACTGGTGCTCAGCGAAGCATATATGCTTTCTGAGTAATGCATCTTTGTCCTCATTTGTAAACTGCAGTTGACTGTGTTTGTTGAGCATCAAAGAGCTTtagcttttttttcccctcctgttCTCCCAGGCCCATGATGAACTCCAGGCAACTGAACCGCACTAGGCTGGTGATGACCCGCTCCGGCAGAAAAATAAAGGGCAGAGGCCCCAGGGTAAGAGTGGGAGAGCGGAGAGGGCAATTGGACTTGGGTTATGGTGTGGTGATTGTAAAGGGTCTGACAGTCTCTGGTATAAATTGCGTCTGAGTATGTAAACTTAGCATCCTCTACTACTTTCTTATGTATTACATCATTCAGTTTACTTTTCTGCTTTGTGTGGCTAAGTGGCTAAGCTGCAGGAGGTACAGTTGAGTTGGATTAACAGTAATTAGATATTTGTcctgttcttttttctttctttcttttcttcccaCGCAGAGGTACCGCACTCCGTCTCGTTCCCGCTCTCGCTCGTGGGACCGCTTCAGGCGCAGTGAGACTCCTCCCCACTGGCGCCAGGAAATGCAGCGCACGCAGAGAGTGCAGCGCACGCGCATCAGTGAGGACCGCTGGATCAAAGGAGATAAGTATGTGTCACACGCACCCACAAACATGTCTGTAGGGCACTAGAAATtggtataggtgtgtgtgtgtgggccataGGAAATGCACCTTATTGCCATCCATCAAGGATAGAGGTCACATTAGCTGAACATTTTCTATCTTTGACATCtaataacaataaaacaaattGACCTTTGACCAGGATCATGGGACAGACCTCATTCACAAGGGACCGGCTTCCACACGTGCATACTTTATCATAAGCACAAAGAGAAGTGCAAGAGATCTCTTGTCCATGCATGTAGGAAACCAAATGGATTGATTGTATTTAGGTCTACATAATTACATGCTTGACATACTTTTTTTTGCATACTTGCAAACAAAGCTCTATCCCAAATAACCATAGATAtctcttgtttgtttgtcaaaGGGGAGACATGGAGAAAGAgaagccagcagcagcagcagcagcagcagcagcagcagcagcagcagcagcagcagcagcagcagcagcagcagcagcagcagcagcagcagcagcagcagcagcagcagcagcagcagcagcagcagcagcagcagcagcagcagcagcagcagcagcagcagcagcagcagcagcagcagcagcagcagcagcagcagcagcagcagcagcagcagcagcagcagcagcagcagcagcagcagcagcagcagcagcagcagcagcagcagcagcagcagcagcagcagcagcagcagcagcagcagcagcagcagcagcagcagcagcagcagcagcagcagcagcagcagcagcagcagcagcagcagcagcagcagcagcagcagcagcagcagcagcagcagcagcagcagcagcagcagcagcagcagcagcagcagcagcagcagcagcagcagcagcagcagcagcagcagcagcagcagcagcagcagcagcagcagcagcagcagcagcagcagcagcagcagcagcagcagcagcagcagcagcagcagcagcagcagcagcagcagcagcagcagcagcagcagcagcagcagcagcagcagcagcagcagcagcagcagcagcagcagcagcagcagcagcagcagcagcagcagcagcagcagcagcagcagcagcagcagcagcagcagcagcagcagcagcagcagcagcagcagcagcagcagcagcagcagcagcagcagcagcagcagcagcagcagcagcagcagcagcagcagcagcagcagcagcagcagcagcagcagcagcagcagcagcagcagcagcagcagcagcagcagcagcagcagcagcagcagcagcagcagcagcagcagcagcagcagcagcagcagcagcagcagcagcagcagcagcagcagcagcagcagcagcagcagcagcagcagcagcagcagcagcagcagcagcagcagcagcagcagcagcagcagcagcagcagcagcagcagcagcagcagcagcagcagcagcagcagcagcagcagcagcagcagcagcagcagcagcagcagcagcagcagcagcagcagcagcagcagcagcagcagcagcagcagcagcagcagcagcagcagcagcagcagcagcagcagcagcagcagcagcagcagcagcagcagcagcagcagcagcagcagcagcagcagcagcagcagcagcagcagcagcagcagcagcagcagcagcagcagcagcagcagcagcagcagcagcagcagcagcagcagcagcagcagcagcagcagcagcagcagcagcagcagcagcagcagcagcagcagcagcagcagcagcagcagcagcagcagcagcagcagcagcagcagcagcagcagcagcagcagcagcagcagcagcagcagcagcagcagcagcagcagcagcagcagcagcagcagcagcagcagcagcagcagcagcagcaggcagcagcagcagcagcagcagcagcaggagcagcagcagcgacTCTGACAGCGACAGGGCCAAGAACAAGAACAAACAGAAGAGGAGCGCCAGCCCCAAAGGAAAACGACCAAACAGccgagagaagaggagagacaagTCGGAAAGCCCCAGGAGGAGCCGGGACCATCGTAAAGATGACAAAAACAGATCCGGCTCTAGCGATAGCGACTAGACTCGCTGTTGTAGGAGCGGTGACTCCAGTTTCTACCAAGGCCTGTGTGATAGCACCTGTCTACAGGGTACAGATGATAGAGGTTTTAATGGGTGTAGGAGGGAGTGAAATCCTAGTTGTAGGTGCCCTCCCACTTGTAGGTGCCCTCCCACTTGTGTGTTTTAAGAACTGTAAATAAACACAGAATCCACAACATGTTTTACAGTCAGAAATGGTTCATTTAAATTGACTCCACCGGACTTTGAATGCCCCTAGTGaagtcatttttttctttctggaaATGTGCTGGTCCCTCATCCTCCTGTTATTGCTGTAACCGGCCACAGCCTGTCTGGCAAATAGAGACAATAGACAACATTACATAGTAATTGTTGATAATTATTAACACTTTTACTGGAGGGGCATACATGTGGGTAGTTGAGCTGGTGATATGGTGGGTTGCAGAAAAGTCATATTAATTTCCACAACATTTTTTTTGGGACAAAATGATCCAGAATGGGATTGGTCATTTTAAttgatttatatttttaaaagattTTCAGTTTTCTACCTACTCTGGGTAtgtccattaaaaaaaatatcattattattttttttttttttaaaccagcaAGTAACATTTGTAATGATAAATGTGGTGCAGATGTCAGATCTTGTTTATTCCATTAAAGACTTTTGGGATTGTCCCACCCTTTACATACTCTCTGATATGGTCATTTTGGTGGTAGATAATTAGCTGACAGCTTTGAACATTTGGTTATATGGCATTTTGCCTCTTTGATTCTCTGTCAAGCCTGGCAGTGTTTaaatcatagacagtaaaataatttAGTCACTGGTAGATTTTGAGTAGGCGGGGTTTGTATTGGCCAATCAATGTGCTGTGTGCATTTGCACTCGAAAGCAAACCGGTAGCGGCAATCAAAAGTTCTATCCTGAATGCTGCTGGGTGGCGCACGATTTCGAAGTGTAAGTagtaacttttttttaaatcgcCTTATAAGTCAGTCGTTAAATCCTAATCAGGCATTAACTGAACACCGCTTCCCACGGTCATTTTTAGTGGGCTGTTAGAAGATGTAATTTGGATAAGCGTGTTGGCTAgcaagctaagttagctaacgACGAAGGTTTTCTGGTTCTAGAGAATGTAGTTGCACAATAACTTTACTGCTGATCTAGACGTAAGATTCAGGACAATAATgctgttatgttttcacagGCCAGTGCGGAAGTCTGAAGAAAGATGAAGACCCTCATGGTGTTCGACTTCGACCACACAATAGTGGATGAAAATTGTGACACTTGGGTCATAAGAAGCACCCCGGACAAGCGCCTGCCAGATTGGCTGGCAAAGACTTATCAGAAGGGGCGATGGACCGAGTATATGGGCAGGGTTATGTCGTACATAGGTGATCAGGGCGTCACATCGGAGTCGATTCGATCTGTCATGCATGCCATACCGTTCACAGACGGCATGGTAGAACTTTTCACATTCATTTCAGGACACATGAATGACATCGACTGCATCATTGTCTCCGATGCCAACATGGTGTTCATCGACTGGATCCTAGAGGGAGCTGGGCTTCGACAAGCATTTGACAAAGTGTTTTCAAACCCAGCCAGTGTCGATAGCCGTGGTTACGTGACGGTTCAGTGCTACCATTCTCACACCTGCGCCAAGTGCCCCATCAACATGTGCAAAAGAAAAATTCTGGAAGATTTTATTGCGACCCAAGACAAAATGGGCGTACAGTATGCCAGAACAATTTACGTCGGTGATGGAGGCAATGATCTCTGCCCGCTTAAGGCAATGCGTGAAGAAGATATTGCGATGCCACGTAAAGGGTATACTCTGGAGCGGTTGGTATTGGTCGGAGTTGTAACCGAGGACGGCACCCCATTGAAGCCGCGCGTTCTAGTATGGACAAGTGCTACTGAAATTCTCAATGAACTGAAAGCTGTCATGCAATAGAACTCTGCGATGCTGCCCCCTCAGTAACGCGATGGAAACACATAAATTGCCAGTTCAAAGTAACAGTAATGATCTGATTATTCACTTCGATTGCTAAGGGCACATATCAGAACATGGTCTAATCAGTGGCCTTTTGTATGTGTTGATTTAATACGATGTCAATATAACGAACAACATGTGATGTAAAGTCAATTTGGCATGCTGAATTTACACATTGCTATATGTTGGGTGTGGTCTTGTCCATAGTGAACAATTGACATGTGATCTGTGTtaactttttattttataataataaaaactattTAATAAACACGTGGCCAAAATTATACCGTCTCGACGTCGCAATCAGGCACATTCAACACAGAATAGACAATAGCTCGCAACAGAGATGCGGAGAGATTGAGCATAGCCTAAGAAAAGCATTCATTGCAAAAACGTACCACGAACGTTTCGTTTTTCAATCTAACAATAGGCCTAAGCCTAGGTTGCTTCTTGCAATAATTGTAAGCCCATCAGAGATAAGAATCAGAATGCAACTTTGGCTTGTGAGATTATGTGCGACATAGGTCGGTGAGAGTAGGCTATAGGTGATTTAAGGTTACCGGCGGTCGTTGTTGGGTTATTGAACTGGCGCAACCCCCAACATCTCgtatcagctgtgtgtgttcagtgagcGCTATTGTGCAAGAGATATCAGGCGCATCCCAGGATGATAACAATGCAAGCGGTGGCCTCAAGCCAAAGAAAgatttaggctagcctatatgaTGGATGAAGATGCATTGGCTAATTTCCCTTTGATTACGCATTCCTCCCAAAAGCTTGCAGTTATGGTGGCGGTGACTGACATTTTCGGAGCGATGATCTGAAGCCATTCTAGAGGCGACGCGCAGGAGACCGCAGGTGGAGCGCCGAAGCGCCTATTGTGagcaatgtttttgttttggttcagaCCATTGCCGTAGTAGATATATCGTACAATTTGCTCTTAAACGATTAAGGTTTAGCATACAGCATATAGACAAATTGAACACATATAGCCTACCCCTTATAGAAAATGCTTTTCGCCGAGTGATATCCAAATTTTGGCTAAGCAAGCAGCCATGGTGATTTAAatgtagactagcctacttTTCACAGTAACATctgcttaggctagcctactgctaAACATTTCCCAGGCGGATTCCGACTGCAACGTTTTTTGCAATACATGGCTGCATAGATTGGCTCATCATAATAACACATTGCCGATCAGTGTTTTAATAAGACATGCATTTATCTATAGCCTGTTGATTAAATCCATTAGGCAAGTTGAGCTTTTCCAACAAATGTCAACAAATACACGTGTAGTCTAACCACTgggtttgttttgtctttgtaaCAGACCGTGTAGAGGTCGACAAAGTCGCAGGCACGGCACAGTTCAGATATAGTGGTGTCTTTTGTCTTGACTGCAGGACTACAGGTTACTGTCATTAGCCTACTCCAAAAGGGAGAAAATTCAAGACAattaataggcctacacaattaGGCCTAaacatcaaataaatgaaaaggcGAGGTGAGAGATGTCTATCAGTCAGGGCACAAGAACCCTGTAGAAGCTTAAATTGATGGATTATTTTGGCCCGACTAAACCATATTCTGTGGTGTTAATGTTAGTCTTTGTATGGAGACACTTATTTCACTCGCTCTGAGACAGTTGACATTTCACCATAAAGCCAGAGGCACTGTTCTCTTATTTCTAAAACTATGGGCACTTCAAGCACACTTAGTTTCTCTTATGCTCTCTATATAACTGCAAAGCTGCAGCAGTTCATTTTTTGTCTGCTGTTTAATTTTGCTGTATGGGGATGGTTCTAGTGTTATTTAATGTCTATCTTCTCTAGTCTTGTTTAAAGATATTGCATATGACCAAAATGTTGTGTGAACAGCATTGTCCAATATGGAGATGTGTAAGGCAAGGTCACTTCAGACCACTTCTTTTTAGTACTGCCATTTAACCACTTGCAATAAGGCTTAATGCCACATCCAGACATTCATGCTTTATATTGCACTTTGTCTCTTGATCATTGACAAGCCATCTAATATAGATAAAGGCGACAATAAAAATGAATTATGGTCACAATCAAGCTATAGAATATGTACATTTATGAAGGTTAGTCTAAGGCACTTTCAAAATCATGGCAATGTGGCTATTATTCTAGAATAAGAAAGACACATGCTCATGCCACGTGACTCCCTTT belongs to Alosa alosa isolate M-15738 ecotype Scorff River chromosome 23, AALO_Geno_1.1, whole genome shotgun sequence and includes:
- the ppig gene encoding peptidyl-prolyl cis-trans isomerase G — its product is MGVKAQRPRCFFDISISNVPVGRVVIELFSDVCPKTCENFRCLCTGEKGLGKGTQKPLHYKGSLFHRVVKDFMIQGGDFSEGNGRGGESIYGGFFEDESFSVKPNKEFLLCMANRGKDTNGSQFFITTKPTPHLDGIHVAFGQVISGQDVVRTIESQKTDPNNRPICEVKMTNCGELVQKAKAKKEKKRHKSASGESESDSDSSSDSSSDSDDSEKESKKKKKKKHKKEAKKKKKEQKRKKKDKKGSEEEQEEEAEAEPVSTIRPEEVPPVPENRFLMRRSPQPREEAVKDKSKESSGKDRQKERDRDRERDRERERQRDRPMMNSRQLNRTRLVMTRSGRKIKGRGPRRYRTPSRSRSRSWDRFRRSETPPHWRQEMQRTQRVQRTRISEDRWIKGDKGDMEKEKPAAAAAASSSSSSRSSSSDSDSDRAKNKNKQKRSASPKGKRPNSREKRRDKSESPRRSRDHRKDDKNRSGSSDSD
- the phospho2 gene encoding pyridoxal phosphate phosphatase PHOSPHO2, whose amino-acid sequence is MKTLMVFDFDHTIVDENCDTWVIRSTPDKRLPDWLAKTYQKGRWTEYMGRVMSYIGDQGVTSESIRSVMHAIPFTDGMVELFTFISGHMNDIDCIIVSDANMVFIDWILEGAGLRQAFDKVFSNPASVDSRGYVTVQCYHSHTCAKCPINMCKRKILEDFIATQDKMGVQYARTIYVGDGGNDLCPLKAMREEDIAMPRKGYTLERLVLVGVVTEDGTPLKPRVLVWTSATEILNELKAVMQ